The Candidatus Polarisedimenticolia bacterium genome includes the window GTCGGAGCGTCCCTCCGGGAAGACGAAGACGCGCGGGAGGGTGGCGGGGATCTTCTCGTAGCCGTGGTGGCGTGCAATCTCCTCCACCAGGTCCTCTTCCACCGCGAGATCGCCGCGGAACGACGGGGGAGCCACGCTCCAGGCTTCCGCCCGGCCCGCATCGACGCGGCAACCCAGCCGCTGCAATACGTCGCGCATGACGTCCTCTTCGATCTTCAGCCCCAGGAGCCGTCGGACCCTGTCGGGCCGCAGCGGTATCGTCCGGCCGCGCGCGGGGGTCGGCCGGTCTTCCAGGCTGGCCGCCACGCGGCCGCCCGACCAGGCGGCAATCAGCTCGGCGCAGCGCGCCGCGGCGGAGAGCGTGATCTCGGGATCGGCCCCGCGCTCGAAGCGATGAGAGGCGTCGGTGTGCAGAGAGAAGCGGCGCGCGGTGGCGCGCACCGAGGCCGGCAGGAAGTGCGCGCTCTCGATCAGGATCTCCCGCGTGGCGGGACCGATCTCGGAATCACGCCCCCCCATCACGCCGGCCAGCGCGAGCGGACGGCGCTCGTCGGCGATCACCAGCGTCTCGGCATCCAGCTTGCGCTCCACGCCGTCGAGCGTCGTCAGGCGCTCGCCCGGCTTTGCCCGGCGGACGCGGATGGCGCGCCCCGCCACCTTCGCCAGGTCGAAGGCGTGCAGCGGCTGGCCCATTTCCCAGAGCGTGTAGTTGGTGGCGTCGACCACCGAGTTGATCGAGCGCACTCCGATGGCCTCGAGGCGGCGCGAGACCCAGGCGGGGGAATCGGCGACCTTGACGTCCTGCAGGATGAGAGCCGAGTAGCGGCCGCAGAGATCGGGCGCCTCGACCTTTACCGAGGCCAGCGGCGCCGGAGAGGGAGGCGGCGGCGCGGCGGCTGGACCGGGCGGCTGCAGGCTTCCCGCCCCGGCGGCGCTGAGCTCGCGCGCCAGCCCCAGGTGGTTCATGCAGTCGGGGCGGTTGGTGGAGATATCGAAGTGGTAGATGGTGTCGCGGCGATCGGGCAATGGCTCCAGGGAATCGAGCGGGATCCCCACCCCGGTCAGCGTCTCCCCGATCTCGGAAGGGGAGCGCTGCGTATCCAGGCAGTCTCTCAGCCACTCGTCGCTGAAGCGCACGCCGTCACCCCGGGAACTGGTCCAGAAAGCGCAGATCGTTTTCGAACAAGAGACGGATGTCGTCGATGCCGAACTTGAGCATGGCGATGCGATCCACCCCCAATCCGAAGGCGAAGCCCGAGAAGCGCTCCGGGTCGTGCCCGCAGACACGCAGCACCTCCGGGTGCACCATGCCGGCCCCGCCCATTTCCAGCCACCCCGAGTGCTTGCAGGTGGCGCAACCCGCCCCGGCGCACAGGACGCAGCTCAGGTCGAATTCCGCCCCCGGCTCGACGAAGGGAAAGTAGCTGGGTCGGAAGCGGACGCGCGTATCGTCGCGGAAGATGCGCCGCGCGAAAGTCAGCACCGTCCCTTTCAGGTCGGCGAAGGTCACCCCCTCCGCCACCACCAGCCCCTCCACCTGATGGAACATCGGCGAGTGCGACACGTCGGAATCGCGCCGGTAGACCTTCCCGAGCGCGATGATCTTGACCGGCGGCGGCTTCGCCTTCAGCGTCCGGATCTGCACCGGCGAGGTATGCGTGCGCAGCAGCAGGTCGCCTTCCAGGTAGAAAGTGTCCTGGGTGTCGCGCGCCGGATGGTCGGCGTGGAAGTTGAGCGCGACGAAATTGAAGAAGTCGGTCTCCACCTCGGGGCCCTCGGCCAGCGAGAAGCCCATCTCCAGGAAGATCTCCTCGATCTCCCGCCGCGTCTGGTGGACCGGGTGCAGGGTGCCGGCGCGCGAAGTCCTGCCGGGCAGGGTGACGTCCAGGGCATCCGCCGGCAGGCGGGCATCGGCCAGCGACGCCTCGGCCTGGGCGAGACGCTCCTCCATGTAGGCCTTCAGCTCGTTCAGGGAGCTGCCGACCTCGGGGCGTAAGGAGGGCTCGACGTCCTTGAGGGAGCGCAGCAGGAGGGAAAGCTCCCCGCCCTTGCGGCTCAGGTAGTCCGCGCGGATGCGGCCGAGCGCGTCGGCTTGCGAAGCGCCGGCGAGATCGGAGTCGAAGCGGTCTTTCAGGGACCGCAGACGTTCCAGCATGGCCGGCCTCGGCGTAGGGGCGACCCCGGCTTCCCCAGACGGCGGGAGC containing:
- a CDS encoding phenylalanine--tRNA ligase subunit beta, giving the protein MRFSDEWLRDCLDTQRSPSEIGETLTGVGIPLDSLEPLPDRRDTIYHFDISTNRPDCMNHLGLARELSAAGAGSLQPPGPAAAPPPPSPAPLASVKVEAPDLCGRYSALILQDVKVADSPAWVSRRLEAIGVRSINSVVDATNYTLWEMGQPLHAFDLAKVAGRAIRVRRAKPGERLTTLDGVERKLDAETLVIADERRPLALAGVMGGRDSEIGPATREILIESAHFLPASVRATARRFSLHTDASHRFERGADPEITLSAAARCAELIAAWSGGRVAASLEDRPTPARGRTIPLRPDRVRRLLGLKIEEDVMRDVLQRLGCRVDAGRAEAWSVAPPSFRGDLAVEEDLVEEIARHHGYEKIPATLPRVFVFPEGRSDSSRGIEGAARAARECGFSEALNLSLVPREGNLAFGDVSGGVTILNPLTEGWDRLRSS
- the pheS gene encoding phenylalanine--tRNA ligase subunit alpha, whose amino-acid sequence is MLERLRSLKDRFDSDLAGASQADALGRIRADYLSRKGGELSLLLRSLKDVEPSLRPEVGSSLNELKAYMEERLAQAEASLADARLPADALDVTLPGRTSRAGTLHPVHQTRREIEEIFLEMGFSLAEGPEVETDFFNFVALNFHADHPARDTQDTFYLEGDLLLRTHTSPVQIRTLKAKPPPVKIIALGKVYRRDSDVSHSPMFHQVEGLVVAEGVTFADLKGTVLTFARRIFRDDTRVRFRPSYFPFVEPGAEFDLSCVLCAGAGCATCKHSGWLEMGGAGMVHPEVLRVCGHDPERFSGFAFGLGVDRIAMLKFGIDDIRLLFENDLRFLDQFPG